One window of Papaver somniferum cultivar HN1 chromosome 9, ASM357369v1, whole genome shotgun sequence genomic DNA carries:
- the LOC113307886 gene encoding protein UPSTREAM OF FLC-like isoform X2, whose protein sequence is MAVPSRGVRKTTETVIHNNSIQVVPYNNNNKKKVVIDRDHLHHYHHNHHQTITSPERTMVWIEPKSKPKMEIIRKVPVVYYLSKDGHLEHPHFIEVPLSSNDGLYLNDVINRLNSLRGKGMASMYSWSSKRSYKNGFVWHDLCENDFIYPAHGQEYVLKGSEFLETFSSFRSQNQEVMIPEKLAETQHYHHKSVGESNNEFPVVVVQTQRSRNQSWSSIDDNHNLNHLHEYKVYKTESSSTGEYSGKASDAATQTQTDHEKRRIRSSRRLIREEDDDADDEQNHEQTTELSRDEISPPPSSSSPETLESLIKADVRIKSNIISEPSSSLSSSDIRNLTGNNHPSGRVKASAVLKQLISCGSFTVKDGGGPEGESSNQGFSFIQHYRARLPHESSYHGAGIDSENPSCYSEMGLEDKEYFSGSLVETKKDDYTTTTSSLTRSSSYNADSSKLEIEKKETRGVEEDEYIQKRKPKTTSTKKGSNDNMNKISRTPLHGSKRHSHESIR, encoded by the exons atggctgttccatcAAGAGGAGTAAGGAAAACAACAGAAACAGTAATTCATAATAATAGTATTCAAGTAGTTCcttacaataataataataagaagaaagttGTTATAGATAGAGatcatcttcatcattatcatcataatcatcatcaaacaaTTACTAGTCCTGAAAGAACAATGGTTTGGATTGAACCTAAATCTAAACCGAAAATGGAAATTATTAGAAAAGTTCCTGTTGTTTATTATCTCTCCAAAGATGGTCATTTAGAACATCCTCATTTTATTGAAGTTCCACTTTCCTCTAATGATGGCCTTTATCTCAACG ATGTGATCAATCGATTAAACTCTTTACGAGGAAAAGGAATGGCAAGCATGTATTCATGGTCTTCTAAAAG GAGTTACAAGAACGGATTCGTATGGCATGATTTATGTGAAAACGATTTCATATATCCAGCACATGGACAAGAATACGTGCTAAAAGGATCAGAATTTCTTGAAACTTTTTCAAGTTTCAGATCTCAGAATCAAGAAGTAATGATTCCAGAAAAACTAGCTGAAACTCAACATTATCATCATAAATCAGTAGGTGAAAGTAACAATGAGTTTCCAGTTGTAGTTGTTCAGACCCAGAGATCAAGAAATCAATCATGGAGTTCAATAGATGATAATCATAATCTTAATCATCTCCATGAATACAAAGTTTATAAAACTGAATCATCTTCAACTGGTGAGTATTCTGGTAAAGCTTCTGATGCTGCTACACAGACTCAAACTGATCATGAAAAGAGACGAATTAGATCATCAAGAAGGTTAAtcagagaagaagatgatgatgctgacgatgaacaaaatcatgaacaaACGACTGAGTTGAGTAGAGATGAGAtttcaccaccaccttcttcatcaAGTCCTGAAACCCTAGAATCACTGATCAAAGCTGATGTTCGTATCAAAAGTAACATCATCAGTGAACCATCGTCATCATTATCATCCTCTGATATAAGGAATCTAACGGGTAATAATCATCCAAGTGGACGAGTAAAAGCATCTGCTGTTTTGAAACAGTTGATCTCTTGTGGATCATTTACTGTTAAAGATGGTGGTGGGCCTGAAGGAGAATCGTCAAATCAAGGGTTCTCGTTCATTCAACATTACAGAGCTAGATTACCACATGAATCATCTTATCATGGGGCTGGTATCGATTCAGAAAACCCTAGTTGTTATTCTGAAATGGGGTTAGAAGATAAAGAGTATTTCAGTGGAAGCCTAGTCGAGACGAAAAAAGATGATTACACTACTACTACCAGTAGTCTTACAAGATCATCTTCTTACAATGCTGATAG TTCAAAGCTAGAAATCGAGAAGAAGGAAACAAGAGGAGTAGAAGAGGATGAATACATACAGAAGAGGAAACCAAAGACTACATCAACAAAGAAAGGAAGTAACGACAACATGAACAAGATCTCAAGAACACCATTACATGGAAGCAAGAGGCATAGTCATGAATCCATCAGATAA
- the LOC113307886 gene encoding protein UPSTREAM OF FLC-like isoform X1 — MAVPSRGVRKTTETVIHNNSIQVVPYNNNNKKKVVIDRDHLHHYHHNHHQTITSPERTMVWIEPKSKPKMEIIRKVPVVYYLSKDGHLEHPHFIEVPLSSNDGLYLNDVINRLNSLRGKGMASMYSWSSKRSYKNGFVWHDLCENDFIYPAHGQEYVLKGSEFLETFSSFRSQNQEVMIPEKLAETQHYHHKSVGESNNEFPVVVVQTQRSRNQSWSSIDDNHNLNHLHEYKVYKTESSSTGEYSGKASDAATQTQTDHEKRRIRSSRRLIREEDDDADDEQNHEQTTELSRDEISPPPSSSSPETLESLIKADVRIKSNIISEPSSSLSSSDIRNLTGNNHPSGRVKASAVLKQLISCGSFTVKDGGGPEGESSNQGFSFIQHYRARLPHESSYHGAGIDSENPSCYSEMGLEDKEYFSGSLVETKKDDYTTTTSSLTRSSSYNADRSSKLEIEKKETRGVEEDEYIQKRKPKTTSTKKGSNDNMNKISRTPLHGSKRHSHESIR, encoded by the exons atggctgttccatcAAGAGGAGTAAGGAAAACAACAGAAACAGTAATTCATAATAATAGTATTCAAGTAGTTCcttacaataataataataagaagaaagttGTTATAGATAGAGatcatcttcatcattatcatcataatcatcatcaaacaaTTACTAGTCCTGAAAGAACAATGGTTTGGATTGAACCTAAATCTAAACCGAAAATGGAAATTATTAGAAAAGTTCCTGTTGTTTATTATCTCTCCAAAGATGGTCATTTAGAACATCCTCATTTTATTGAAGTTCCACTTTCCTCTAATGATGGCCTTTATCTCAACG ATGTGATCAATCGATTAAACTCTTTACGAGGAAAAGGAATGGCAAGCATGTATTCATGGTCTTCTAAAAG GAGTTACAAGAACGGATTCGTATGGCATGATTTATGTGAAAACGATTTCATATATCCAGCACATGGACAAGAATACGTGCTAAAAGGATCAGAATTTCTTGAAACTTTTTCAAGTTTCAGATCTCAGAATCAAGAAGTAATGATTCCAGAAAAACTAGCTGAAACTCAACATTATCATCATAAATCAGTAGGTGAAAGTAACAATGAGTTTCCAGTTGTAGTTGTTCAGACCCAGAGATCAAGAAATCAATCATGGAGTTCAATAGATGATAATCATAATCTTAATCATCTCCATGAATACAAAGTTTATAAAACTGAATCATCTTCAACTGGTGAGTATTCTGGTAAAGCTTCTGATGCTGCTACACAGACTCAAACTGATCATGAAAAGAGACGAATTAGATCATCAAGAAGGTTAAtcagagaagaagatgatgatgctgacgatgaacaaaatcatgaacaaACGACTGAGTTGAGTAGAGATGAGAtttcaccaccaccttcttcatcaAGTCCTGAAACCCTAGAATCACTGATCAAAGCTGATGTTCGTATCAAAAGTAACATCATCAGTGAACCATCGTCATCATTATCATCCTCTGATATAAGGAATCTAACGGGTAATAATCATCCAAGTGGACGAGTAAAAGCATCTGCTGTTTTGAAACAGTTGATCTCTTGTGGATCATTTACTGTTAAAGATGGTGGTGGGCCTGAAGGAGAATCGTCAAATCAAGGGTTCTCGTTCATTCAACATTACAGAGCTAGATTACCACATGAATCATCTTATCATGGGGCTGGTATCGATTCAGAAAACCCTAGTTGTTATTCTGAAATGGGGTTAGAAGATAAAGAGTATTTCAGTGGAAGCCTAGTCGAGACGAAAAAAGATGATTACACTACTACTACCAGTAGTCTTACAAGATCATCTTCTTACAATGCTGATAG AAGTTCAAAGCTAGAAATCGAGAAGAAGGAAACAAGAGGAGTAGAAGAGGATGAATACATACAGAAGAGGAAACCAAAGACTACATCAACAAAGAAAGGAAGTAACGACAACATGAACAAGATCTCAAGAACACCATTACATGGAAGCAAGAGGCATAGTCATGAATCCATCAGATAA
- the LOC113307886 gene encoding protein UPSTREAM OF FLC-like isoform X3: MAVPSRGVRKTTETVIHNNSIQVVPYNNNNKKKVVIDRDHLHHYHHNHHQTITSPERTMVWIEPKSKPKMEIIRKVPVVYYLSKDGHLEHPHFIEVPLSSNDGLYLNDVINRLNSLRGKGMASMYSWSSKRSYKNGFVWHDLCENDFIYPAHGQEYVLKGSEFLETFSSFRSQNQEVMIPEKLAETQHYHHKSVGESNNEFPVVVVQTQRSRNQSWSSIDDNHNLNHLHEYKVYKTESSSTGEYSGKASDAATQTQTDHEKRRIRSSRRLIREEDDDADDEQNHEQTTELSRDEISPPPSSSSPETLESLIKADVRIKSNIISEPSSSLSSSDIRNLTGNNHPSGRVKASAVLKQLISCGSFTVKDGGGPEGESSNQGFSFIQHYRARLPHESSYHGAGIDSENPSCYSEMGLEDKEYFSGSLVETKKDDYTTTTSSLTRSSSYNADR, encoded by the exons atggctgttccatcAAGAGGAGTAAGGAAAACAACAGAAACAGTAATTCATAATAATAGTATTCAAGTAGTTCcttacaataataataataagaagaaagttGTTATAGATAGAGatcatcttcatcattatcatcataatcatcatcaaacaaTTACTAGTCCTGAAAGAACAATGGTTTGGATTGAACCTAAATCTAAACCGAAAATGGAAATTATTAGAAAAGTTCCTGTTGTTTATTATCTCTCCAAAGATGGTCATTTAGAACATCCTCATTTTATTGAAGTTCCACTTTCCTCTAATGATGGCCTTTATCTCAACG ATGTGATCAATCGATTAAACTCTTTACGAGGAAAAGGAATGGCAAGCATGTATTCATGGTCTTCTAAAAG GAGTTACAAGAACGGATTCGTATGGCATGATTTATGTGAAAACGATTTCATATATCCAGCACATGGACAAGAATACGTGCTAAAAGGATCAGAATTTCTTGAAACTTTTTCAAGTTTCAGATCTCAGAATCAAGAAGTAATGATTCCAGAAAAACTAGCTGAAACTCAACATTATCATCATAAATCAGTAGGTGAAAGTAACAATGAGTTTCCAGTTGTAGTTGTTCAGACCCAGAGATCAAGAAATCAATCATGGAGTTCAATAGATGATAATCATAATCTTAATCATCTCCATGAATACAAAGTTTATAAAACTGAATCATCTTCAACTGGTGAGTATTCTGGTAAAGCTTCTGATGCTGCTACACAGACTCAAACTGATCATGAAAAGAGACGAATTAGATCATCAAGAAGGTTAAtcagagaagaagatgatgatgctgacgatgaacaaaatcatgaacaaACGACTGAGTTGAGTAGAGATGAGAtttcaccaccaccttcttcatcaAGTCCTGAAACCCTAGAATCACTGATCAAAGCTGATGTTCGTATCAAAAGTAACATCATCAGTGAACCATCGTCATCATTATCATCCTCTGATATAAGGAATCTAACGGGTAATAATCATCCAAGTGGACGAGTAAAAGCATCTGCTGTTTTGAAACAGTTGATCTCTTGTGGATCATTTACTGTTAAAGATGGTGGTGGGCCTGAAGGAGAATCGTCAAATCAAGGGTTCTCGTTCATTCAACATTACAGAGCTAGATTACCACATGAATCATCTTATCATGGGGCTGGTATCGATTCAGAAAACCCTAGTTGTTATTCTGAAATGGGGTTAGAAGATAAAGAGTATTTCAGTGGAAGCCTAGTCGAGACGAAAAAAGATGATTACACTACTACTACCAGTAGTCTTACAAGATCATCTTCTTACAATGCTGATAGGTaa